Part of the Actinomyces howellii genome, CACCCGTTCTGGACCGGTCAGGGCCGGATCCTCGACACCGCCGGGCGGGTCGAGAAGTTCGAGCGCCGCTACGGCAGGCGGTCCCGCTGAGCCGACCGTCTTCCTTCGTCGCTCGGTTCCGACCTCAGCCGCCACCGGGGGCGTGGGCGCCGGGGACCGCCCGAGGCCCACGCCCCGACCACCCCTGACCGCCCCTGACCACCACCTGACCACCACCTGACCACCACCTGACCACTACCTGACCACTACCTGACCACATGAGGAGGGACGTCGTGAAAGTCCGTTCATCCATCCGCTCCCTGGCCCGGCAGCCCGGCAGCAAGGTCGTGCGCCGCCGCGGCCGCGTCTA contains:
- the ykgO gene encoding type B 50S ribosomal protein L36, with protein sequence MKVRSSIRSLARQPGSKVVRRRGRVYVINKQNPRLKARQG